A portion of the Pseudomonas sp. PSE14 genome contains these proteins:
- the rlmD gene encoding 23S rRNA (uracil(1939)-C(5))-methyltransferase RlmD has translation MAKQRTGLRFQPSGGARGPAVPVGKKQRLNIERLAHDGRGIAHQDGHTWFVAGALPGEAVEARVLSARSKVVEARCERVFTAAENRRNPPCPVAGTCGGCSLQHLPHADQLALKQRTLAEQLERFSGLTPQEWAAPLVGPEFGYRRRARLAVRWDVKAKRLEVGFRAAASQAIVAFDDCLVLVPELQSLARDLPDLLRGFARPQALGHVELFHGTASALLLRHIEPLSDGDLTRLLEFCSARDVQLWLQGDGEPTPHGGSADLGFRLDTWDLTLAYRPGDFVQVNAPVNEAMVAQALDWLKPAADERVLDLFCGLGNFALPLARQVREVVGVEGVQAMVDRAAANARANGLANTRFHQADLSKPLAGAPWAAEDFTAVLLDPPRDGAFEAAREMRSLGAERVLYVSCNPATLARDAGELARQGYRLKRAGILDMFPQTAHVEAMALFEAG, from the coding sequence ATGGCCAAACAGAGAACCGGCCTGCGTTTCCAGCCCAGCGGCGGAGCGCGGGGCCCCGCGGTACCGGTGGGCAAGAAGCAGCGCCTGAACATCGAGCGCCTGGCCCATGACGGCCGCGGCATTGCCCATCAGGATGGCCATACCTGGTTCGTTGCCGGCGCGTTGCCGGGCGAAGCGGTGGAAGCCCGCGTGCTTTCCGCCCGCAGCAAGGTGGTCGAAGCGCGCTGCGAGCGCGTGTTCACGGCCGCCGAAAATCGTCGTAATCCTCCCTGCCCGGTGGCTGGCACATGCGGTGGCTGCAGCCTGCAGCACCTGCCTCACGCCGATCAGTTGGCGCTCAAGCAGCGCACCCTCGCCGAGCAACTGGAGCGTTTCTCCGGCCTGACCCCGCAGGAGTGGGCCGCGCCGTTGGTGGGGCCGGAATTCGGCTACCGCCGCCGTGCTCGTCTCGCGGTGCGCTGGGACGTCAAGGCCAAGCGCCTGGAGGTCGGCTTCCGCGCGGCCGCCAGCCAGGCCATCGTCGCGTTCGACGACTGCCTGGTGCTGGTTCCCGAACTGCAATCCCTGGCCCGTGACCTGCCGGACCTGCTGCGCGGCTTTGCCAGGCCCCAGGCCCTCGGCCATGTCGAGCTGTTCCACGGTACCGCCAGTGCGTTGCTGCTGCGGCATATCGAACCTTTGTCCGATGGCGACCTGACGCGACTGCTGGAATTCTGTTCGGCACGCGATGTGCAATTGTGGCTGCAGGGCGACGGAGAACCGACGCCGCACGGCGGGAGCGCCGACCTCGGCTTCCGGCTCGATACCTGGGATCTGACCCTGGCCTACCGTCCCGGCGACTTCGTTCAGGTGAACGCACCGGTCAACGAGGCGATGGTCGCCCAGGCGCTGGACTGGCTGAAGCCGGCGGCCGATGAGCGCGTGCTGGACCTGTTCTGCGGCCTGGGCAACTTCGCCCTGCCGCTGGCCCGTCAGGTGCGCGAAGTGGTCGGGGTGGAGGGCGTGCAGGCGATGGTCGATCGCGCTGCGGCCAATGCCCGGGCCAACGGCCTTGCGAATACTCGGTTCCACCAGGCGGACCTTTCGAAACCGCTTGCCGGCGCCCCCTGGGCGGCGGAGGATTTCACCGCTGTGCTGCTCGACCCTCCGCGCGACGGAGCCTTCGAGGCGGCACGGGAGATGCGTTCACTGGGCGCCGAGCGGGTACTTTATGTGTCCTGCAACCCGGCGACCCTGGCGCGCGATGCAGGCGAACTGGCCCGGCAGGGCTATCGCCTGAAGCGTGCCGGCATCCTCGACATGTTCCCGCAGACGGCGCATGTGGAGGCCATGGCTTTGTTCGAGGCAGGCTAG
- the cysM gene encoding cysteine synthase CysM codes for MTVQYPTIADCVGNTPLVRLQRMPGNTSNTLLVKLEGNNPAGSVKDRPALSMITRAELRGDIKPGDTLIEATSGNTGIALAMAAAIKGYRMILIMPDNSTAERKAAMTAYGAELILVTKEQGMEGARDLADQMQREGKGKVLDQFANGDNPIAHYDSTGPEIWQQTGGEITHFVSSMGTTGTIMGVSRYLKEQNPKVQIVGLQPMEGSAIPGIRRWPQEYLPKIFDSTRVDRVVDMQQSEAEDVMRRLAREEGIFCGVSSGGAVAAMLRLSRELENATLVAIICDRGDRYLSSGVFDPH; via the coding sequence ATGACCGTGCAGTATCCGACTATCGCCGATTGCGTCGGCAATACCCCGCTGGTTCGCTTGCAACGCATGCCCGGGAATACTTCCAACACTCTGCTGGTGAAGCTCGAGGGCAACAACCCCGCGGGTTCGGTGAAGGATCGCCCGGCGCTGTCGATGATCACCCGAGCGGAGCTGCGCGGCGATATCAAGCCCGGCGACACGCTGATCGAAGCCACCTCCGGCAACACCGGCATCGCCCTGGCGATGGCGGCGGCGATCAAGGGTTACCGCATGATCCTGATCATGCCGGACAACTCCACCGCCGAGCGCAAGGCCGCCATGACCGCCTACGGCGCCGAGCTGATCCTGGTGACCAAGGAGCAGGGCATGGAAGGCGCCCGCGACCTCGCCGACCAGATGCAGCGCGAAGGCAAGGGCAAGGTGCTCGACCAGTTCGCCAATGGCGACAACCCGATCGCTCACTACGATTCCACCGGCCCGGAAATCTGGCAGCAGACCGGCGGTGAGATCACCCATTTCGTCAGTTCCATGGGCACTACGGGCACCATCATGGGCGTGTCGCGCTACCTCAAGGAGCAGAACCCCAAGGTGCAGATCGTCGGCCTGCAGCCGATGGAAGGCTCGGCCATCCCCGGCATCCGCCGTTGGCCGCAGGAGTACCTGCCGAAGATCTTCGACTCGACCCGCGTCGACCGCGTGGTCGACATGCAGCAGAGCGAAGCCGAAGACGTGATGCGCCGCCTGGCCCGTGAAGAAGGCATTTTCTGCGGCGTGTCCTCCGGCGGTGCTGTGGCGGCCATGTTGCGCCTGTCCCGCGAGCTGGAAAACGCGACCCTGGTGGCGATCATCTGCGACCGCGGCGACCGCTACCTGTCTTCGGGCGTGTTCGATCCCCACTGA
- a CDS encoding sensor histidine kinase: MAEVPGRHSLFWRLAVALVAFCLLLIWLSWSWGKQVERQSYYLSAEAREVLGGYAREAEQAWRSGGAVGVDAWLAGMRQREEGWMTVVDARLQALGNVPLSRDEVAHLTFQRGLEWPVSSRSMDLPYIGIPFPGEPTAGRLVLQLPARYLPSGFTLMRQSLTHGLLPAVLALLLCALLYRYLVRPLARLREHANALQADYLGSVAGPELNARRDELGELGRALDHMAERLRSHVSLQRQLLRDLSHELRTPLSRLRVAGDSPISEAALRQRVEREVEVMQRLVADTLELAWLDTERPHLEREDIDLQSLWELLVDDARFEAGWAPERFLYQVPTGCRVRGHLNGLARALENLLRNAIRHSPLSGCVRLGGRREGQGWHLWLEDDGAGVPEADLERIFQPFTRLSAARSGEGFGLGLSIARSSVRMQGGELWADCGPAGLRVHLRLPAAIGL, translated from the coding sequence ATGGCTGAGGTCCCCGGGCGTCACTCGCTGTTCTGGAGGCTGGCGGTCGCGCTGGTGGCGTTCTGCCTGTTGCTGATCTGGCTGTCCTGGTCCTGGGGCAAGCAGGTCGAACGGCAAAGCTATTACCTGTCAGCCGAGGCGCGGGAGGTGCTCGGTGGTTACGCTCGAGAGGCGGAGCAGGCCTGGCGCTCCGGCGGCGCGGTAGGGGTCGATGCCTGGCTGGCGGGGATGCGCCAGCGCGAAGAGGGTTGGATGACCGTGGTCGATGCCCGCTTGCAGGCCCTGGGCAACGTCCCGCTGAGCCGGGACGAAGTCGCCCACCTGACCTTCCAGCGAGGTCTGGAGTGGCCGGTGAGTTCACGCTCGATGGACCTGCCCTACATCGGCATCCCATTCCCCGGCGAGCCGACGGCGGGTCGCCTGGTGCTGCAACTGCCCGCGCGCTACCTGCCCAGTGGTTTCACGCTCATGCGCCAGTCGCTGACCCACGGCCTGCTGCCGGCGGTGCTGGCGCTGCTGTTGTGCGCCTTGCTCTACCGCTACCTGGTGCGCCCGCTGGCGCGCCTGCGCGAGCACGCCAATGCCTTGCAGGCCGACTACCTGGGGTCGGTGGCCGGCCCCGAACTCAACGCGCGCCGCGATGAACTGGGTGAACTGGGTCGCGCGCTGGACCATATGGCGGAGCGCCTGCGCAGCCATGTGAGCCTCCAGCGCCAGTTGCTGCGCGACCTGTCCCACGAACTGCGCACCCCGCTCAGCCGCCTGCGGGTGGCGGGCGACAGTCCGATCAGCGAAGCAGCGCTGCGCCAGCGGGTCGAACGCGAGGTGGAGGTGATGCAGCGCCTGGTCGCCGATACCCTGGAGCTGGCCTGGCTGGATACCGAGCGACCGCACCTGGAGCGGGAGGACATCGACCTGCAATCGCTCTGGGAGCTGCTGGTGGACGACGCCCGCTTCGAGGCCGGCTGGGCGCCGGAACGCTTCCTTTATCAGGTGCCGACGGGGTGTCGTGTGCGTGGTCACCTCAATGGCCTGGCGCGGGCACTGGAAAACCTGCTGCGCAACGCCATCCGTCACTCGCCCCTGAGCGGCTGCGTTCGCCTGGGCGGCCGACGCGAGGGCCAGGGCTGGCACCTCTGGCTCGAAGATGACGGCGCCGGCGTGCCCGAGGCCGATCTCGAACGCATCTTCCAGCCCTTCACCCGTTTGTCCGCCGCGCGCAGTGGCGAAGGTTTCGGCCTGGGCCTGAGCATCGCCCGCAGTTCGGTGCGCATGCAGGGCGGCGAACTCTGGGCGGATTGCGGGCCGGCGGGGCTGCGCGTGCACCTGCGGTTGCCCGCCGCAATCGGCCTCTGA
- a CDS encoding response regulator transcription factor, whose amino-acid sequence MNAFSSSGLRLLTIEDDPTLGAHLSSHLSERGFDVTWCQDGATGLAEARGGDYDLVLMDILLPGIGGLDILRRLRRERSVPVILMSALGAEQDRIAGFSQGADDYLPKPFSLAELSVRVDAVLRRVALERGLQAQVGSSDGLQLDGDKADAGLDGRWAGLTATEFRLLETFLISQGEILSKAFLYQHVLHRAFTPHDRALDMHVSHLRRKLQGIGYLRHQLQTVWGKGYVFRDGDG is encoded by the coding sequence ATGAACGCATTTTCCTCCTCAGGGCTGCGCTTGCTGACCATCGAGGACGACCCGACACTGGGCGCCCACCTGTCCTCCCATCTGAGCGAGCGGGGCTTCGACGTCACCTGGTGCCAGGATGGTGCCACCGGCCTGGCCGAGGCACGCGGTGGCGACTACGACCTGGTGCTGATGGACATCCTGCTGCCCGGTATCGGCGGCCTGGATATCCTGCGTAGGCTGCGCCGCGAGCGTTCGGTGCCGGTGATCCTGATGTCCGCCCTGGGGGCCGAGCAGGACCGCATCGCCGGTTTCTCCCAGGGTGCCGACGATTACCTGCCCAAGCCCTTCAGCCTGGCCGAGTTGAGCGTACGGGTCGATGCGGTGTTGCGCCGGGTGGCGCTGGAGCGCGGCTTGCAGGCGCAGGTGGGCAGCAGCGACGGCCTGCAACTGGATGGTGACAAGGCCGACGCCGGCCTCGATGGCCGCTGGGCGGGGCTGACGGCTACCGAGTTCCGCCTGCTGGAGACCTTCCTCATCAGCCAGGGCGAGATCCTGAGCAAAGCCTTCCTTTACCAGCACGTCCTGCATCGTGCCTTCACGCCCCACGACCGTGCCCTGGACATGCATGTCAGCCACCTGCGCCGCAAGCTGCAGGGCATCGGCTACTTGCGCCACCAGTTGCAGACGGTGTGGGGCAAGGGCTACGTGTTCCGTGACGGCGATGGCTGA
- a CDS encoding response regulator — translation MFKDLGIKGRVLLLTLLPTSLLALVLGGYFTWVQLSDMRAQLIERGQLIAEQLAPLSAPALAQNNTELLSRIATEALDQPDVRAVTFLNPERERLVHAGPSILTPIPSGDGSHLSMTSNLDTTHFLLPVLGRHRSLSGELYGDSDKLLGWVELELSHHGTLLRGYRSLFTSLLLIITGLVVTALLALRMSRAINAPLGQIAQGVAQLKEGRLETRLPALGSHELDELAGGINRMAEALQSAQEEMQHNIDQATEDVRQNLETIEIQNIELDLARKEALEASRIKSEFLANMSHEIRTPLNGILGFTNLLQKSELTSRQQDYLGTIHKSAESLLGIINEILDFSKIEAGKLVLENIPFNLRELIQDTLTILAPAAHEKQLELVSLIYRDTPLQLVGDPQRLKQVLTNLVSNAIKFTHEGSIAVRAMLEDESDDRAQLRISVQDTGVGLTDADLRALFQAFSQADNSLSRQAGGTGLGLVISKRLIEQMGGEIGVDSSSGEGSEFWISLNLPKARDDGDDLLPALAGGQRVALYEPHELTRTALHHQLEDCGLEVSEFPDLAALERALAADPQGKPAIGLALLGVTSATHPPELLRQSIRELEQHGCKSLVLCPTIEQAHYNAVLPESQVQSKPACTRKLQQALNELLHLRPTRKEKIANGVLERAPHLLCVDDNPANLLLVKTLLSDMGAQVVAVDSGLAAVEAVQRERFDLVFMDVQMPGMDGRQATDAIRQWEADREVSPVPIIALTAHALANEKRALLQGGMDDYLTKPIDERQLAQVLLKWTGLHLGASRTEPHSAEPGLNALSVLDPAEGLRLAAGKAELAADMLGMLLASLSADRQVIRQARERNDRNTLLERIHRLHGATRYCGVPMLRAACQRAETLLKQNDPDAPAALNELDKAMAELARATENREAEADSTALPQDTH, via the coding sequence GTGTTCAAGGATCTCGGCATCAAGGGACGTGTACTGCTGCTCACCCTGCTGCCCACCAGCCTGCTGGCGCTGGTATTGGGCGGCTATTTCACCTGGGTGCAGCTGTCGGACATGCGCGCCCAGCTGATCGAGCGCGGCCAGTTGATTGCCGAGCAACTGGCGCCGCTTTCCGCCCCGGCGCTGGCGCAGAACAACACCGAGCTGCTGTCGCGCATCGCCACCGAGGCGCTCGACCAGCCTGACGTGCGCGCCGTCACCTTCCTCAATCCCGAGCGGGAACGCCTGGTCCATGCCGGGCCCAGCATCCTCACCCCCATCCCCAGCGGCGATGGCTCGCACCTGAGCATGACCAGCAACCTCGACACCACCCATTTCCTCCTCCCGGTACTGGGCCGGCACCGCAGCCTGTCCGGGGAACTGTATGGCGACAGCGACAAGCTGCTCGGCTGGGTGGAGCTGGAGCTGTCGCACCACGGCACCCTGCTGCGCGGCTACCGCAGCCTGTTCACCAGCCTGCTGCTGATCATCACCGGCCTGGTGGTCACCGCCCTCCTCGCCCTGCGCATGAGCCGCGCGATCAACGCGCCGCTGGGGCAGATCGCCCAGGGCGTGGCGCAGCTCAAGGAGGGCCGCCTGGAAACCCGCCTGCCGGCGCTGGGCAGCCACGAGCTGGACGAGTTGGCCGGCGGCATCAACCGCATGGCCGAGGCCCTGCAGAGTGCCCAGGAGGAGATGCAGCACAACATCGACCAGGCCACCGAGGACGTGCGGCAGAACCTGGAAACCATCGAGATCCAGAACATCGAACTGGACCTGGCGCGCAAGGAAGCCCTGGAGGCGAGCCGGATCAAGTCCGAGTTCCTCGCCAACATGAGCCACGAGATTCGCACACCGCTCAACGGCATCCTCGGCTTCACCAACCTGCTGCAGAAAAGCGAGCTGACCTCACGCCAGCAGGACTACCTCGGCACCATCCACAAGTCCGCCGAAAGCCTGCTGGGGATCATCAACGAGATCCTCGACTTCTCGAAGATCGAGGCCGGCAAGCTGGTGCTGGAGAACATCCCCTTCAACCTGCGCGAACTGATCCAGGACACCCTGACCATCCTCGCCCCCGCCGCCCATGAAAAGCAGCTGGAGCTGGTCAGCCTGATCTACCGCGACACCCCGCTGCAACTGGTAGGCGACCCGCAACGCCTGAAGCAAGTGCTGACCAACCTGGTGAGCAACGCCATCAAGTTCACCCACGAAGGCAGCATCGCCGTGCGCGCCATGCTCGAAGACGAGAGCGACGACCGCGCGCAGCTGCGCATCAGCGTGCAGGACACCGGCGTCGGCCTCACCGACGCGGACCTGCGCGCGCTGTTCCAGGCCTTCAGCCAGGCCGACAACTCGCTGTCGCGCCAGGCCGGGGGCACCGGGCTGGGACTGGTCATTTCCAAGCGCCTGATCGAGCAGATGGGCGGCGAGATCGGCGTCGACAGCAGCTCCGGCGAGGGCTCCGAATTCTGGATCAGCCTCAACCTGCCCAAGGCCCGCGATGACGGCGATGACCTGCTGCCGGCATTGGCGGGCGGGCAGCGCGTGGCGCTCTACGAACCCCATGAGCTGACCCGCACCGCCCTGCACCATCAACTGGAAGACTGCGGCCTGGAAGTCAGCGAATTCCCCGACCTTGCGGCGCTGGAGCGGGCGCTGGCAGCCGATCCGCAGGGCAAGCCGGCGATCGGCCTGGCCCTGCTCGGCGTGACTTCCGCCACCCACCCGCCGGAGCTGCTGCGGCAGTCCATCCGCGAACTCGAACAGCACGGCTGCAAGAGCCTGGTACTCTGCCCGACCATCGAGCAGGCGCACTACAACGCGGTGCTGCCCGAATCCCAGGTGCAGAGCAAGCCGGCCTGTACCCGCAAACTGCAACAGGCGCTGAACGAACTGCTCCACCTGCGCCCGACCCGCAAGGAAAAGATCGCCAACGGCGTGCTGGAGCGTGCACCGCACCTGCTCTGCGTCGACGACAACCCGGCCAACCTGCTGCTGGTGAAGACCCTGCTCAGCGACATGGGCGCCCAGGTGGTCGCTGTCGACAGCGGCCTGGCCGCCGTGGAAGCGGTCCAGCGCGAGCGCTTCGACCTGGTCTTCATGGACGTGCAGATGCCCGGCATGGACGGCCGCCAGGCCACCGACGCGATCCGCCAATGGGAAGCCGACCGCGAGGTCAGCCCGGTGCCGATCATCGCCCTCACCGCCCACGCCCTGGCCAACGAGAAGCGCGCCCTGCTGCAAGGCGGCATGGACGACTACCTGACCAAACCCATCGACGAGCGCCAACTGGCCCAGGTGCTACTGAAGTGGACCGGCCTGCACCTGGGCGCGTCCCGCACGGAACCGCACAGCGCCGAGCCGGGCCTGAACGCCCTGAGCGTACTCGACCCCGCCGAGGGCCTGCGCCTGGCCGCCGGCAAGGCGGAACTGGCCGCCGACATGCTCGGCATGTTACTCGCCTCGTTGTCCGCCGACCGCCAGGTGATCCGCCAGGCCCGCGAGCGCAACGACCGCAACACCCTGCTCGAACGCATCCATCGCCTGCACGGTGCCACCCGCTACTGCGGCGTGCCGATGCTGCGCGCCGCCTGCCAGCGCGCGGAAACCCTGCTCAAGCAGAACGACCCCGACGCCCCGGCGGCCCTGAACGAACTCGACAAGGCCATGGCCGAACTGGCCAGGGCCACGGAGAACCGCGAGGCCGAGGCCGACAGCACGGCGCTACCGCAAGACACGCACTGA
- a CDS encoding 2-hydroxyacid dehydrogenase → MRIILFSNQPYDYDSFVAANRLHGFELHFQQAQLRLDTVALASGFDVVCPFVNDDLSRPVLERLAAGGTRLIALRSAGYNHVDLKAAHALGLSVVRVPAYSPYAVAEHAAGLVLALCRQLHRAYNRTRDGDFSLHGLTGFDLHGRTVGIIGSGQIGEVFARIMSGFGCHILAYDPYPNRAIEALGGRFVELDELLAQSDILSLHCPLNDATRHLINPRSLQQMKRGAMLINTGRGALVDTPALIEALKSGQLGYLGLDVYEEEADIFFADRSDLPLQDDVLARLLTFPNVIITAHQGFLTREALAAIAETTLDNIGAWQAGKPVNLVDG, encoded by the coding sequence ATGCGCATCATCCTGTTCAGCAACCAGCCCTACGACTACGACAGCTTCGTCGCAGCCAACCGCCTCCACGGCTTCGAACTGCACTTCCAGCAGGCGCAGCTGCGCCTGGACACCGTCGCCCTGGCCAGCGGTTTCGACGTGGTCTGCCCCTTCGTCAACGACGACCTGTCGCGACCGGTGCTGGAGCGACTCGCCGCCGGCGGCACCCGCCTGATCGCCCTGCGCTCGGCCGGCTACAACCACGTCGACCTCAAGGCCGCCCACGCCCTGGGGCTGTCCGTGGTACGGGTTCCAGCCTATTCGCCCTACGCCGTGGCCGAACACGCCGCGGGACTGGTCCTGGCGCTCTGCCGGCAACTGCACCGTGCCTACAACCGCACCCGCGACGGCGACTTCTCGCTGCACGGCCTGACCGGCTTCGACCTGCACGGGCGCACCGTCGGCATCATCGGCAGCGGCCAGATCGGCGAAGTCTTCGCCCGCATCATGAGCGGTTTCGGCTGCCACATCCTCGCCTACGATCCTTACCCCAACCGTGCCATCGAGGCCCTGGGCGGGCGCTTCGTCGAACTGGACGAACTGCTCGCCCAGTCCGACATCCTCAGCCTGCACTGCCCGCTCAACGACGCCACCCGGCACCTGATCAACCCGCGCAGCCTGCAGCAGATGAAGCGCGGCGCCATGCTGATCAACACCGGACGCGGCGCTCTGGTGGACACCCCGGCGCTGATCGAGGCGCTCAAGAGCGGCCAACTCGGCTACCTCGGCCTGGACGTCTATGAAGAAGAAGCCGACATCTTCTTCGCCGACCGCTCCGACCTGCCGCTGCAGGACGACGTCTTGGCGCGCCTGCTGACCTTCCCCAACGTCATCATCACCGCTCACCAAGGGTTCCTGACCCGCGAGGCGCTGGCCGCCATCGCCGAAACCACGCTGGACAACATCGGCGCCTGGCAGGCGGGCAAGCCCGTCAACCTGGTCGATGGTTGA
- a CDS encoding META domain-containing protein, with product MKVLFAGACVALAVAGCASKPVPETDQTYRIEWIGERPLIDYSHITLTLDGNGRAYGSAGCNHWFASYTLEGDKLTFGQPGSTRKMCAEALMEQEGRFLQMLHDVQRWDFSDQGELRLWPASGRAMRMWPEG from the coding sequence ATGAAAGTCCTGTTCGCCGGCGCCTGCGTGGCGCTGGCCGTGGCCGGTTGCGCCAGCAAGCCGGTCCCTGAAACCGATCAGACCTACCGCATCGAATGGATCGGCGAGCGCCCCCTGATCGACTACAGCCACATCACCCTGACCCTCGACGGCAACGGCCGGGCCTATGGCAGCGCCGGCTGCAACCACTGGTTCGCCAGCTACACGCTGGAGGGCGACAAGCTGACCTTCGGCCAGCCCGGCTCCACCCGGAAGATGTGCGCCGAGGCGCTGATGGAGCAGGAAGGACGCTTCCTGCAGATGCTCCACGATGTCCAGCGTTGGGACTTCAGCGACCAGGGCGAACTGCGCCTCTGGCCGGCCTCGGGCCGCGCCATGCGTATGTGGCCTGAAGGCTGA
- the dinB gene encoding DNA polymerase IV, with translation MRDDPSLVGKPLAVGGSPDKRGVVATCNYEARAYGLHSAMAMRTAVKLCPDLTIVRPRMDVYRETSREIHAIFRDYTEQIEPLSLDEAYLDVSDSERCGGSATRIAQEIRRRVWETLHITVSAGVAPNKFIAKIASDWRKPNGLFVVTPDEVDGFVAELPVKKLHGVGKVTAKKLARLGIRTCADLRDWSRIQLAKEFGSFGERLWGLSRGIDERPVQVDSRRQSISVENTFDQDLPDLAACQEELPSLLGELERRMTRLDASYRPGKPFIKLKFHDFTQTTLEQAGAARDLDSYRLLLGQAFQRGNKAVRLIGVGVRLVDLRGAHEQLSLF, from the coding sequence ATGCGCGACGACCCCAGCCTGGTGGGTAAGCCGCTGGCCGTGGGTGGTTCGCCGGACAAGCGCGGGGTGGTCGCCACCTGCAACTACGAGGCGCGCGCCTATGGCCTGCATTCGGCGATGGCGATGCGCACGGCGGTGAAGCTGTGCCCGGACCTGACCATCGTCCGTCCGCGCATGGACGTGTACCGCGAGACATCCCGCGAGATCCACGCGATCTTCCGTGACTACACCGAGCAGATCGAGCCGTTGTCGCTGGACGAGGCCTACCTGGACGTCAGCGACAGCGAGCGTTGCGGCGGCAGCGCCACGCGGATCGCCCAGGAGATTCGCCGGCGTGTCTGGGAAACCCTGCACATCACAGTCTCCGCCGGGGTGGCGCCGAACAAGTTCATCGCCAAGATCGCCAGCGACTGGCGCAAGCCCAACGGTCTGTTCGTGGTGACGCCGGATGAGGTGGACGGCTTCGTCGCCGAATTGCCGGTGAAGAAGCTGCACGGCGTGGGCAAGGTCACGGCGAAAAAGCTGGCGCGCCTGGGTATCCGCACCTGCGCGGATCTGCGTGACTGGTCGCGAATCCAGTTGGCGAAGGAGTTCGGCAGTTTCGGCGAGCGCCTGTGGGGGCTGTCGCGGGGGATCGATGAGCGTCCGGTACAGGTGGACAGCCGGCGCCAGTCGATCAGCGTGGAGAACACTTTCGATCAGGACCTGCCTGACCTTGCCGCCTGCCAGGAGGAGTTGCCGTCATTGCTGGGTGAATTGGAACGGCGCATGACCCGCCTGGACGCCAGCTACCGGCCGGGCAAGCCTTTCATCAAGCTGAAATTTCATGACTTCACCCAGACGACTCTGGAGCAGGCCGGCGCTGCGCGGGACCTGGACAGTTACCGACTGCTGCTGGGGCAGGCCTTCCAGCGCGGCAACAAGGCGGTAAGGCTGATTGGCGTGGGGGTGCGTCTGGTCGACCTGCGCGGGGCGCACGAGCAGCTCAGCCTGTTCTAG